The DNA region CAAGAGGATACGACTGAACTCATACCTAGGATTATGAGTTCATGAACTGCTCCATGGACACGAATACATCTCAAAATGAGGTCTAATACTCTTATCCAAAAAAAGTATGGTAGATTTTACTAAAATCTGGCTGCCTTGGGCAACCACAAACAAACCAATTGTGCTATGTGAATAGCTAAAAATCTAGCCTGAACTGCGGGTGGAGTGTTATAAACTGAAAATACTCAACCAAATCAATAAACAGATTGTGCTCAGGGTAATCCCAAATAGCCAATAGACCAGAACCAGAAATTCTTAATATTCTAAATGTACTATCACAAGTTTTCAcgagtttttcatttttttaacttCTAAGTGCTAACTAATCAATGAAGTAACCCGGCGTCCTCTTAATGTCCTCTTTATTGTAGTTGGCCATCTGAATGAGTCTGGTACAGAGTTGCAACCCATGTACAGACTTAGCTTTAAATTGGACCCGTAAATTTTGGTGTAGTATGTTTGGAACAGTTCAACAAATGTGTATGTGCAACAAACACATGGTTGGAACGGTTTGAACGGGCTTCTGGAGTTGGGCAggttaatttaaataaaatcttGAACAGCCAAAAGTTTCAACAATATTTAAAATTAGTGTAAAGAACTGAAAAATGCTAATCTTACAGCCAAAAAATCAACTTACAGCACCACAGGAACAACGGTTAAGAACTTCCTGTTGCGAGTGAGCTGCTTTCCACTATCCATCTGCTCCCACCATGTCAGTCCATTGTAGATCCCCTGGTCTTCAGCAAAGGGAGTTCCTTTCTTCCAATGGAAGAAGTGATATGTGATCTGAAGAAGAATTAGACTCTTCAAATACGGTACACGGAAATATGAATGAGACTAACCTAGAGTTAAGAGGTCAGACTAACAAAGCAGAAGACTGAACACAATGCTTAGAAATTATAAATCAAAATGTTATTTGGCCCAAAGCCTTTAGATAAATGGATAATTCAGGAAAGAATGTCGAATGATTAAACACAGAAACATCATACCAAAACTAGGGAACAAAAAGAGACCTCAAAGTTGTTTCCAACAAAGCGTACAATTCTAAAAATACAACTACCAGTTATGTGCATTAATTGGATATGAACCGTTATGAGTTATAACTATAGCACCACAACATTGGAGAATTTTCTATTTCCATGCAATCTATGGGGAcatatctaattttttttcctataatgaGTACTGTTGAAAATAGAACAAAGAATGGGTTTCATTATGAATTACAATGACAATCCCCCCAAGTTGTGAACAAAGTGTAtggacaagaaaatataatGACAGGGCACACAACTAGGAGAAGTTTGGAATCCTATCATGTCATTGTCTTCCAAAACTTAACAACTGACCGACCTCAAAACATTGCTTAGTTCAGTTAAGGTAATATTTGCATATCTAAACCAAAATGAAATTGTAATATTCAAATGTTATCTATCTACTTTCCTTAAGATTATAGTAGCAACCAAGTTAAATAGTGAATTATTATATCCACGCCATAAGGCTTCACATGATTAACCTCGTTTTCTAAGCTAAACCAACGACGACTCCAACATCCAGCTCATACCCTCTATTACAGGATATAAACTGAAGCAAATCCTATCTTAAATCAAGAAATTCACAAACTaggtcccccccccccctctacAGAATATCTCACATGAACTGATAACTACATGAAACGCCCCCATTAAACATCGAAATATATAGCCCATGTAGAATTATGAAAGCTGCACCTAATCACACATGTGGAAACACAAGGTATCATCATTGAGCTGAATAATTACAACATGGGTTTCATACTTTCGTACAAAATTCAACTAAATGCAATTACTTGAATGAATAAGCATCAAATCCAACAGCCTCTAATCAACAAACATAAAATATTCCACAAACCCAATTGAAAACAATACCAATCAATCAAACCCAGAAAGACAAACCAGCAAAAACCACACCTGCACACCAAAAATCAcatggagagagaaagagaggagagagagaaagataccGCAAAATGAGAGAGATTGACTATGGTCCAAGCCATGCCGGGAGAGCAGCCAAAGATTGAGAGCACGAGAAGCCAAGagaagaagaggatgaggatATAGGTGGTCCAAACACCAGGGTACATGAACCACTCTGTGTTCCTATTCAGATCCGCAGGTGGCACAGCTTTCACATACAGACTCGCCATCCAAAATTTCGGATTCTGGGTTTTGATTCGGCGACCCTTTTGGCCTAAAACTTGTGGAATTTGGTGGGTTTTGATTTGGGGATAAGCTGGATTTGAATCTGCGTATTGGATTGAAATTTGGTCGTCTTTTGGGTGCTTGATGGTTTCGAAAATCCAAAACCCGAAAACCGGAGCACTCTGATTTGCTTTTTATTGACGGAGGATTATTACAAAATGGAGGGGAAATACTGATATTTACAGGGCTAAACGACGCCGTTCCGGTGAATCACATAAGGCTAAATTTTTGTGCttgataagaaaaaaatatttattttttgggatcctcttttaaatttgtttactAGTTAAGttgatttattttgaatttacaaatttctttacTAAATTAGACCATGTATCTTTAGTAGGCTTGAGATGAAAAaatcattgaatttttttatttactaatGGCTGCCAtggtaaaatttatgtaaattccaaaaaaaatatcAGAACACAATAGCGCTCAATTGTTAATAAAACGCTAATCACTACACAATGTTTTTTCACGATCCAAACTATTTAATTTTAgataataaaatttgaaaaaaaaatcactaagtTACAGTTAAACTATTGAACAATAATTTTGATACAACAATGAAATATTAATGATATACGTCGGCTCCTCAAATCAAGAATACACGAATGAAAGAAATGGTAAGCCAAGCCAACCATAATCACCATACATATTTCAGATCAATACACTTAAAAACGAgtgaggatcctcgccggatcctctttATGAGGATCTCGGAAATCTTTAAATCACATTCGTTCATTGTACAACgtgcgatcagaaatcattgtaaatttttttatttaaaattgaatataaacagtatctGACAAAAACTAACCGCACGATGTATGATAAACGAATATAATTGAAAGATTTTTTGGATATTCACAAAAAGAATCCAGCGCTCTCCTTAAAAACGAGCTCTGTAACTTTCACAATCCAGAGAGTTTGTTGGAAGTTGGCTAATGTGAAGTCTGTGTCACGGACTCACAATCAAATCATGAAAGTGTTGtccaaataatattaataattgaTAAAGACAAGGGCTAAGGCTCAGCTCATGCCAATTAACTAGGGTTTGATTCAAAGTGGATATTAGGCATGGGTCGGTTGTGGTTGGCTCAACCTTTTGTGCATGGAGTTCATAATTTTCCTTCTACTGTTTTTGCTTGGCAAGTATACAGTTTAGCTTCAATCCAGGTAGGCAGGTACATACTATTAACAAGTACATAGTATTACCAACCAAAGTGCAGCCCAAGGTGAAGGaccatttcaaattttcaaccatAGGCAGCTAACAAGTAGGGATGTCAAGTTTTCTTCTATCCCGGCCATCTCCGCGAACTCGGCTATTAGGGTGGAGGTGGAATGCTCCCGTCTCCGCCAATATGGTCATTAAGTGCGTAGTATTACAAACCAAAATGCATTTCAGGTTTAAGGTTATTCAACCAAGTAgatacaaagttcttttaacataaagaaaaaaacttgaGTAAAAACAGTTTAACGAATCAAATGGCCAGTTCAAGCCTCCCATTAGCCCATGTGATGTAGATACAAATCTCATTGCACGTGCAGCACATTTCAACCCATTATCAATTGGGCAGTTCAGGCATGATTCATGACTTTGACAAGTACAACATTTCAGCCGGTTTGTTATACTTTAGTTTTGAATTTTAGTTCATCGTGTCTCTTGGTATAAGTAGGTAGGAACATTTTTGGGAGGAAAATATTGTTTTGTGAGTTGACTTGTGGAATTGATTCTGTTCCATTGACTAATATTTCTTAACCAACAAGTAATGGTATAACTTTCACTCCATAAATACGTATTTCAGTAAAATTCCACGTCAACCAAATTGTCTCTGTCTCTGTTGTATGAACGGAATAGTTTTCTTACTAGATGAAAAGGAAGAGGGAAAAGTACTTAACATGTAGAATAATATTACAGCCCAAGGAGATTGTGGCAACAAATTAAAGTTGAATGCCACGACATTTTGGCACGTTGATGTAACACTAACATATAGAAAAATCTATATTTTAATTCTTTATCAGGTGATGGAACTGAACTTGATACCTCTTTTAGTACTAAGAGATGAAATACTATTAGGCTAAGAATTAGTTGATTAAAGACGATTcagacataaaaaataaaaaaaataaaaaagctatATGAATACTTGAATCAAAGATGACATGCATTGCTCTTGGCCTCTATTTCTTAAACAATCTAAAAGCTGAAgatatgaaaaattatatgtaCCTTGGTTCCCTTTGGTAATGCGTCTAATGATGTAATGGACCAACTAAAATATTAATCCTGTAATAGTACGTGCACAAGTAGGTCATGCTTTTTAGGGATTTAGGTTATGATGATCCAAACCCTAATGATTAAGTGCATGTGCATCTCCTCAATTTAAAAGCTTAAACATATTATCCACTTATGACTTGTCTAACAAGATAACAGCACCGAACAttgttaattcgaaaccattaAGTTAAGCTTAACGGAGATGATGATATTAGCAAATGCTTACCAAAATTTAGGCCATTGTTGTGTTTTCAGTGCTTTCTC from Malus domestica chromosome 01, GDT2T_hap1 includes:
- the LOC103416557 gene encoding uncharacterized protein → MASLYVKAVPPADLNRNTEWFMYPGVWTTYILILFFSWLLVLSIFGCSPGMAWTIVNLSHFAITYHFFHWKKGTPFAEDQGIYNGLTWWEQMDSGKQLTRNRKFLTVVPVVLYLIASHTTDYQHPMLFFNSLAVIVLVIAKFPNMHKVRIFGINGEDK